DNA from Variovorax sp. V213:
CCCTCGAAGCAGCGTGCATCGGCCTCGCGCATGGCGGGTGTGAAGCTGCCGATCAGGTCCAGGTGCGAGCCCGGCGCGAGCCATTCGCCGCGCACCAGCGGCGCGGTCGCCAGCGTGGCGCAGCTCACGATGTCGGCCTGGCGCACCGCCGCTTCGAGGTTCGCGGCGGCCCGGGCGTCGAACCCTTCGGCGCGCCATTGCGCGGCCAAGGCCTCGGCGCTTTCGGGCCGGTGGTTCCACACGTGCACCTCGTCGATGGGGCGCACGCTGGCATGCGCGGCGGGCAGCAGCCGTGCAATGCGGCCGGTGCCCAGCACCAGCAGGCGGCGCGCATCGGAACGTGCCAGGAACGAGGCCCCGAGCGCCGATGCGGCGGCCGTGCGGCGGGCGGTGAGTTCGTTGCCGTCCATCATCGCCAGCGGCACGCCGGTGCGCGCGTCGTACAGCACATAGGTGGCATGCAGGCCCGGCAGGCCGCGCGCGCTGTTGCCCGGAAAGACGTTGATCGTCTTGATACCCAGAAACCCCGCATCGCTCCACGCCGGCATGATGAGCACGGTACCCTTGTCCGCGCCCGCCGTCTCGATGCTGTGCACATGGCGCGGCGGCACATGCGCCTCGGCCGCGAAGGCGGTGCGCAGCGCGGGCACGAGCCGCGCAAAGGCCAGCGGCTCGCGCGTGGCGGTTTCGTCGAAGTGCTTCATGGTTGCCGTGGACGCAGCGAGGCGTCGAAAAATTCGACCAGCGCGCGCTGGTACGTGGCGCCGAAGCGCTCGGTCATCGGCTCCAGGTGACCGGCGCCGGCCACTTCGAGCAGGCGCTTGGGCTCGCGCGCGGCGTCCAGCAGGCGCCGTGAATGCGAGTGAGGAATCACCGGATCCGCCGTGCCGTGGATCAGCAGCAGAGGAATGGGCGAAATGGCGCCGATGTATTTGGACGCCGCGTATTCGTCGCTCACCAGCAGGCCGGCGCCCGGGAGCTTCTCATTGGCAATCGACGAATACGAATAGAAGGTTGACTCGATGGCCGCCGCCTTCACGCCGGCCCGGTTGCCCGAGCCCACCACCGCAATCGCATTGGCGCCGCCCAGGCTCTGCCCGAAGACGAAGAGGCGCTCGGCGTCGACATCGGCGCGCGAGCGCACGTAGTTCAGCGCGGCGCCGGAGTCCTCGAACACGCCCTTGGGCTCCGGTTTGCCTTCGGACTCGCCGTAGCCGCGGTAGTCGAAAACGAACACGTTGAAGTCCTGCGCCGGCAGCCACGCCACGAAGCGCCAGTGCGACGACATGTTCTGCGCGTTGCCATGGAAATGCACCACTGTGCCCTTGGCGTCCTTCGGGTTCTGCCGGTTCGCCGCGGGAATGAACCAGCCGCTGAGGCGCGTGCCGTCGGTGCTCTGGAAGTGCGCCGACTCGTAGCGTAGCCCCAGCGCGCCGGGCGTCTCATAGCGCACGCGGTCGGGGTAATAGAACATCGACTGGACGCAGCCGGTGAGGAACAGGGGCAGGGCGAACAGCGCCGGCTTCCAGTTCATCGGGTGTTATGCAGATGTTGCCATCAGCGCGGAGGATAGCGCAGTCAGCCCGCGGCAATGCGGCTCCATTCGAGCCCGTGTTTCGCCAGGTACTTGCGCAACCGGTCGGCATCGTTCACCACGCTA
Protein-coding regions in this window:
- a CDS encoding alpha/beta hydrolase, which translates into the protein MNWKPALFALPLFLTGCVQSMFYYPDRVRYETPGALGLRYESAHFQSTDGTRLSGWFIPAANRQNPKDAKGTVVHFHGNAQNMSSHWRFVAWLPAQDFNVFVFDYRGYGESEGKPEPKGVFEDSGAALNYVRSRADVDAERLFVFGQSLGGANAIAVVGSGNRAGVKAAAIESTFYSYSSIANEKLPGAGLLVSDEYAASKYIGAISPIPLLLIHGTADPVIPHSHSRRLLDAAREPKRLLEVAGAGHLEPMTERFGATYQRALVEFFDASLRPRQP
- a CDS encoding ornithine cyclodeaminase family protein; the protein is MKHFDETATREPLAFARLVPALRTAFAAEAHVPPRHVHSIETAGADKGTVLIMPAWSDAGFLGIKTINVFPGNSARGLPGLHATYVLYDARTGVPLAMMDGNELTARRTAAASALGASFLARSDARRLLVLGTGRIARLLPAAHASVRPIDEVHVWNHRPESAEALAAQWRAEGFDARAAANLEAAVRQADIVSCATLATAPLVRGEWLAPGSHLDLIGSFTPAMREADARCFEGARTFIDTPEALQKAGELLDAIAAGTLRADAVQGTLAALCRGERAGRAGNEERTVFKAVGSALEDLTAATLVWQHAASPAA